The genomic DNA AGGATGTGCGTGTGCATCTGCTCACACTTGGCTCAGCAAAGGAGGTGGTGCATACACATATCTTATGTTTGAACCGGGACAAACAACAGCTGATCATCTGCTTGTTGTGGTCTTGGTGGATGGGAAGGAATAAGGCTAATGTGGGAGAACAAGCGCATTCAGTGTTTGAGATTGCGAGTAGAGCATCAGTGCTCGCTGCTGGGATTGTTGGTATTCAGCATAACAATATCAATAATAGCAGAGAAACGATGAGTCTGTCATAAGTGGAACCCCCCACCAGCTGAAGTTACGAAAATCAATTTTGATGGAGCTTTTCATGAGAAGGAGAAGACAGGTGCGTGGGGTTTTTTGGTGCGTGATAGTGATGACCGTGGTGTCCTAGTAGGTTCAGGATTTCTACCTGCTGTCCACGATGCATTGTCTGCTGAAGGTGAAGCTTGCTTGGCTGCACTGAATGCAGCGATGGAGGCAGGGATTTCAAGGGTGATTGTCGAGGCTGATTCAGCTAACCTGCTTACGGCCATTCAAACTACAAAGTTCGATCAAGCACCTGGGAGTGTCATTTTCAGAGAGATACGGGAGCTCCTTTCCCTGCATTTTGCCATGGTTCGTTTTAGTTTTGTTCCTCGTTCTTGTAATATGAGAGCACATGAGCTTGCCCAAGCTGGTTTCGTTCGGGACCCGGGTCAACCATTTGTCTGGTTTGATCCCCTCCCAAGTTATGTAACAACTCTGCTGGATTGCGATCTTGTTGGTCCAGAGACTACTGAATAAAGTGTGTGCAAGCTTCAAAAAAAACTTTATGTTTATCGCTCCGGAGGGTacaaaggctgtgtttagattcgtAAAACGGTGGTAAAaaggtcacatcggacactgtagcacactgtagcaattttcgtttatttgtggtaattgttgtcctatcgtgacctaactaggctcaaaagattcgtcacgtcgtgtacatcaaaattatgcaattaatttttttatttacctacatttaatgctgTATGTATgaggcaaaagatttgatgtgataggtgaatagtgaagtttggagaaagaaattttgaatctaaacacagccaaaagCCGTTAGCTCCCAATGTCTGAATCCAGTAGAGTAGGGACCCAAGATTTGGTGCCCAACAAGAGCCGTTCGTTCTATCCAGGGCAACTTTCATTCCCATGAACAAACCAAGATTTCCACGCAACACTGTCTGGGCGGTTGCTTGATTCTTCCGGTTCCCACAATCAAATGGCACTCCTGTTGTGCACTTGCTGTTACTTTCGATAAGAAACAAAAAGATGTTCATTGGCCGCTGTTAAAACAAAGTTATGAACATCAACGGTATCTATTTCACCATTTCAAACATCATGAATATAACTAATGTCCATTGTCCAATCAGCAATCAGTCTCCCGAAATGTTTACATTCAAAATCTAGTCGGAACTAAAAAAACGGAAATCAAAATTTTGATCTATACACATGCCACACGGTAACTACATCGCAGAAGCTAAGAGGCATATAAATAGAAGGCAGCTACTGTTCCAGCATCCAACAATATAAGACCAAAACCACGTAATCGACAGTTCAAGACTCCTAAAAGATATGTGGAACTTTGCTTGCTAAAACACGTTCTCGCTTTTCAATATAAGCATGGGGGAACCATCCAGCTCTGCCCTTGCACTCGCCTTCTGCCCACCCATTGCTTGAGATCTGTGTTTGCACAAACAGCATCAGACAATTGGCAGCCTGAATGATCATATATGATTATCACAGCTTCTGGTGAAAACATAAGCATTTTACACAACCCACAGCTTTGAAAGTAAAGGGCAATCGGTTCAGATGAAGTTAAAGACGACTAAATGATAGTGTGTTTATATGCTAAGactgcattttttttaaaaaaaaagcaaaaaacgATGTTAACAACATGGAGGAAAGAAACGATGGTTATGAAAGCATATGTTACCTTTCGGACAATTACAATGTCACCAGCTGACAAGGTAAGCTCAAACTCACTTTCTGCTTTGAAGGAATCAAGGGCCTTGTAACACAGGCAACAAATAGTCATATTCAAGTCATATGCAGGAAGCATCTGAGATATCGATAACAGCTTGTACAGTTGGACCGTTGGTGcaataattttttattaaaaatatgCCATACCTCTCCTAGGAAGAAATCGACAGATTGGATTGTCTCATTAACAGAAGTGGATGAAAAAACTCCATTAACTTCATCATAAGAAGGTGGTGGTGGCATATAATTTTCTGCAGCCGGGGTAGGAGGTGCTTCGATTTTTTGGCGCTCAGACACCATCTAACAATTATAACATAATTGTTAAACTAACAAAAAAAAGATTCTGCGTGCTTTGGAGTTCACAGAAACTGTTCCAACACAGCAGACCAAGATGTAAATCTGCTCAAATAACAAAGCAGATAGCATATATACCTCTTCTTCTAATTGGTCAAGTATCTCCAGAACTCTCTGATGGTAAGCTCTCTCAGCCTCAACCTTTAAGTAAAAACAAGAATGATAAGTAACCATGAAAACACAGCAACCTGAAGGATAAGAAAATGTTGCGCCAGGCGCACCATTGATGATTACCAGTGCAATAAGGCGCTGTAAGGTCAACCGTTGCTGCTGAGCCTCAACAGCCGACATTGCTGCAATAGCTTCCTTCCCTAATCCCACCATGTTTGACTTCAGTTCTTCAAGCTTGTACTCAGCAGCTTCCAACTTGGATATCATATCACCATTCCCAGGTGATTCCCTCACTCTGTTCTGCCGTCTTGATACTTCAACAACCTCAAAAGAGACAAAGGTAGGGGGAAATTAGAGAAACAGTGCTGAGACTTAGCACAAACTAAAAAGATTAGCACAGCTGATTCATATGATCAGAGAATGTAATAGGATTCTCTGTACAAGAGCCTTGGTGCAACATATGATTAACAGGACTGTTGAGGTTCAAGGATTTGGCTTTGGCATTGGATAGTGGTAAACATTATAATGATATTATTACATTGCTACTAATAATCATATCTTGCAGTTCTCAACTGATGAGGTTATAGTATAGCGTGGATCATATAGCTCTTGCAGCTCCATTATTGGCTGTTGCCATCAACTCTTAGAGTAACTCTTTTAGCTAGTAACTCCAGACCCAAAGGTGTCTTCTTCCATAAACTCTAACCATGAAGAATAAAGTTTCACCATTGCAGGGAATTTAGCTTACAAGTTAGCAACGATATTCACCTGTGAGTTTCACCATTGCAGGGAATTTAGCTTACAAGTTAGCAAAGATATTCACCTGTGCTTCGGCTTCTTGCCTCATTCTGTCATATCTCTGGGCCAGATGTCTAGCATCCTCTAAGGGGGCACCCATTACCATTGCCCGTAGCGGCTCTGCCACctagaattcaaataaaattttaattcaGTTTGCCAGAAATGTACATACCCTATCCACATTAGTGCAAAGATTAAATGGAACAGTGCGACTAAGATTTAAATATAGCACAAATTATGAGAAAACAAATATCAGTAGATATTTACAAAAGttcaacatttttttaaaagataTCGTGTGCCATATTGTTAGCAAACCAGTACCAGCACTGCTAGTCCACCCTTCCATTAAGTAGGGGGAGAATTCCTCACAAAACAAAGTAGGGGAGAGAAATAATTACAAAGGCCCATCAGATAGTCTGGTAATTAACATGATATGTAGATGGCAATTACAGCTAAATAATTCAGATATCAGCAACTTGCAAAAATAATGAAAATTCAGAAGATTAAGAAAAGTCTAGTTTGAAGTCTCAAATGAAATAATTTCAATTTTGCAATTTCATTATGATCTAGTGCACAACGGAAAGCAAACCCAGACTTACGAACACAGACCTGTGTGCCAAATGCTTTCAACATGTTGCCACGCTCCTTTTCAATCAGTGAACGTGCCTTTCCAAAGTATGTAGCAGCCTTGGATAAAGTATCACCACTTGTACATGTGTTTTCGACACCATATTTCTGGCTGTCATCAGACAATTTATTCCCTAATATAAATTGCGCAGCTTATCAGTTAAAATCAATTTTACTCAGACGACAATCTAACTGCTAAGACTGTTTAGCATAAAAAAACCTTCATTCGGTTGATAGATAGTAGAAGTGAACTACCTATTTCAACTTGTTTGGAACCCGTGACTATATAGCCCTCCACGCCCCGAACGATGTCCCTTTGAAAATGCTAGCAAAATATCCCATATTTTTATCAGGGAAAAAGGTAGGTGCAGAAAAAAGGAGACAAGAAATATGCCTTCATCATACTTTAGCCGCACGAGTCGATAAATACAACTTTTCCAATCTCTGATGCAGTTTAATCTCTGACTCATCTGTAAACGAGTTGTCTGAATTACCATAGCCAAACTGCTTGAACACGCCCTGCAGTGGTGTTgacaaaataaaattacatcACTTCTTGGTTGTAGCGAGTTATAGAAAATGATTTGATACATCAAAGAAAATGTTATATGTAGTATAAATAG from Panicum virgatum strain AP13 chromosome 7N, P.virgatum_v5, whole genome shotgun sequence includes the following:
- the LOC120682540 gene encoding SH3 domain-containing protein 2-like; its protein translation is MEALWKQASRLKEQVARQGVFKQFGYGNSDNSFTDESEIKLHQRLEKLYLSTRAAKHFQRDIVRGVEGYIVTGSKQVEIGNKLSDDSQKYGVENTCTSGDTLSKAATYFGKARSLIEKERGNMLKAFGTQVAEPLRAMVMGAPLEDARHLAQRYDRMRQEAEAQVVEVSRRQNRVRESPGNGDMISKLEAAEYKLEELKSNMVGLGKEAIAAMSAVEAQQQRLTLQRLIALVEAERAYHQRVLEILDQLEEEMVSERQKIEAPPTPAAENYMPPPPSYDEVNGVFSSTSVNETIQSVDFFLGEALDSFKAESEFELTLSAGDIVIVRKISSNGWAEGECKGRAGWFPHAYIEKRERVLASKVPHIF